A window of Longispora fulva contains these coding sequences:
- the rsrA gene encoding mycothiol system anti-sigma-R factor, which translates to MSDDAADCREVLAEVYLYLDLECDEGRRGLIQTHLDECTPCLREFGIEQEVKALVARCCGGESAPTELRDRLRMRIEEIAAEPSFEAELRDLA; encoded by the coding sequence GTGAGCGACGACGCCGCCGACTGCCGCGAGGTGCTCGCCGAGGTCTATCTCTACCTCGACCTGGAATGCGACGAGGGTCGCCGTGGCCTGATCCAGACCCACCTCGACGAGTGCACGCCGTGCCTGCGGGAGTTCGGCATCGAGCAGGAGGTCAAGGCGCTGGTGGCCCGGTGCTGCGGCGGCGAGTCCGCCCCGACCGAGCTGCGCGACCGGCTGCGGATGCGGATCGAGGAGATCGCCGCCGAGCCGTCGTTCGAGGCCGAGCTGCGCGACCTCGCGTAG